The Pseudomonadota bacterium nucleotide sequence TAAGAAATTGATCCTGGCAACCAACGCCAATGACATTCTTTATCGTTTCATCACCAGCGGAAGCTATCAGGTCGACCAGGTAGTGAGCACGCTGAGCCCGTCAATGGATATTCAGCGGGCCAGTAATTTTGAACGCTATCTCTATTTTTTGGTGAATCGAGATCCAGAAGTCCTGAAAAAAATGATGTCTGACTTTACCGGTTTCGGAAAACTTAAGATAAGTGCTGAGCAGTTTGAGTTTCTGCGTCGGGATTTTGCCGCATCCCGGGTTGATGACGCCATGACTCTGGCGACAATCAAACAGGTCTGGCAGGAAAAGGGTTATATTCTTGACCCGCATACAGCGACAGGTGTCTGTGCCGCCCGTCAGTATCTTGAGAGCGGACAGACAAGCTCGGGGATAGTCTGTCTGGCGACCGCCCATCCCGCTAAATTCCCGGATGCGGTCAAAAACGCGATCGGAAAAATGCCTCCATCGCCTGCAAGCATTGCCTCACTGGACGAACTTCCCTGTCGTTATAACCGTGTTGCCGCCGAGACCGACGTTGTAAAAAACTACGTCATGGAAAAACTCGGCAGTTGATTCCGAGAGACTTTCCGGTGGGGATTCATATTCTTTTGCACGATTCCGCACCGCTTTACATTTTGCCGGAGCGCAAGATCGCGATCGCCAGCCAGGTTCCCAGCCCCCCTGCCAATACATAACCTATTATGCCCAGAAGCGGATAACCAAAAAGTTTAGATCCGTTGTCGGCCGACATGATGAGGGATGAAGCGATAATTATCGCCGAAACCACCATTGTAAACGAGATGCGGTTAGCAATTCGATCCAGGTTCTTGCTGAACAAAGCAAGTCCCAGATGTTCAAACTCGAAGCGCAGTCTACCGCGGCTTAACTTTTTCAGAATATCCCGAGTCACTCCCGGCATGATTTCAAACAAGGCCATGGTTTCATGCAGCTGTCGACCCACAATCTTTTCCAGATGTTCATGGGAAAATCTTTTTTCTCCGATTTTTTCAACCAGTGGGGCTGCATGAGTAAGAAAATCAAACCTTGGATCAAGTGCACGCGCAGTTTCTTCCAAAGTCAGGAGAACCCGCAAAAGCAGCATAAAATCAGGAAGAAAACGGATCTTATGGAAAGTTATGACGCGAAGAAAATCCTGGAGCAAGTTTTTCAAGTGCAGGTTGGCCAACGAAACTCCGGTGTAACGATCCAGCAAATCATAAAGATCGCCCTTCAGTTCGCGCAGGTTGATTTTATCTTCATCAATTACCCCGATTTTGAACATGGCTCGCAGCAGCGCCGAAACATCCTTTCGCAGAATTCCAAGCAGCAACTCAAGCAAGGCTTCGCTCAACTCTTCATCAAGGTGGCCCACCAGACCGAAGTCAATCGGGGCAATGATATTGCCAGGCAGAACAAAAAGATTTCCGGGATGAGGATCGCCATGAAACAGCCCGAATTCAAAAATCTGCCTGAGCATGAAATCAACCCCACTTGAGGCCAGTAGTCTTGGGTCATACGCACCATTGGTGGTCGTCTTTATTTGATCGATTTTAATTCCGTCTATCCATTCCAGAGTCAGAATCCGTTGGCTGCTCTGGGACCAGAAGACGGCAGGAATATGAATGTTTCGATTGTCGGCAAAATTTTTGGCAAAGCGATCAAGGTTGCGCCCTTCAATCTGAAAATCCAATTCCAGGCGAATATTTTTAGAAAATTCCCGTACCATCTGGGCCGGTTGATAAGTTTCCATCTCGCTTACATGCCGGGTCGCAAGCTCGGCCAGATTGAACATGATATCAATATCGGCGGCAATTTGCTCGTCAATTCCAGGACGCCGCACCTTGACAGCCACTTCCGTGCCGTTGACAAGGCGGGCGCGGTGAACTTGTGAAATTGAAGCTGCGGCCACCGGTTCATGAGAGAATTCGGGAAAAATATTTTCAAGCTTGTCACCCAGGGATGATTCTATCTGAGCTTTGACTGCAGAAAAACTGAAACCTGGAACCCTGTCCTGTAATTTACGTAATTCACCCAGAATATCTGCGGGAATCAAGTCAGGACGAGTGGAAAGAAGCTGCCCGAGTTTGATAAAGGTTGGACCCAATTCTTCAAAAGCCAGTCGCAGGCGCTCGCCTTTGGAGTAACGAATCAGATCGCCATGTTTAATCCCGCGAAGGGTGACCAGACTTTTCCCGAAGGCCAGATAGGAATCAAGATTAAGTTGCTCTAGCAGTCCGCCGAAACCGTACTTTATGAAAACCGAGATAATCTGCCGATAGCGTTTGATGTTGCGGTAAGCTCGGTCGATATGAAAGATATCCATAGTATCAAATCCTTTGGCGGCCCCAAATGATGGCTTCGTAACCATTCCACCGGCTTCGTTTCCCCTTCAGCCTTCCCGGCTAAAGCCGGATGAGCGTCACTGCGGCGCACTTCCATGTTCACCGCATACCTCAGGTTTCGGGCGCCTCGTATTCGGAGCGGTTATAGTGCCATCCTGTTTTTTGCGCTTTTCAAAAGTCGTTACGAGTTCATCAATAATAATTCTTAAACGCTTCTGGTGGAGGAAACCTCATAAACTCAGGCACCAGACTTCACAAAAGCCTTTCACTGCGGCTTTACGGGGTTTGTTTTGTCTTGACGACAGGCAAATAAGTAACTATAATCATTAAGGGTTATTCTTTTTAAATCTTATCGAAAACAGGTCTATTCATGGAGCGCTTTTATTTGACGGTGGCCCGGGTGGCAAAAAAGACCCTGCACCATATGGTTGAACATCGCATCCCGATGCTGCCCGACATATATTCTCGCCATTTTTACAAATTTTTGTCCGCAAGTGACCATGACTCCCAGCAACTGATCGAGCAACAGCAACAGAACAGTTTCGACGAACTTATCACTCAGCAGGATCAGGGGTTCGAGTTGATGACTGAACTGGAACGCCTGATCGGCCGACTTGACCAAATCGCCGGCCAGCACATTGAACAACTCGACAACCATCTCCTGAAGATCAAGGTCACGGATAAATTTTCTGATCTATCCAAGCTGAAGGATGAGATTACGGCGGAGCTCAATCAAGTCATCACCAGTAACACTAAAATTCACGACCACATTGTAGACGCGCAGGAGACCGTTAAGCGCCTGCAGGATAAAATGCAGGAAGTCGCCGACATGGCAACCGTCGACGAATTGACCGGACTTTATAACCGCAGGGCTCTTTTCTGCCGCCTTTCCGAAGAGCTCTCGCGGGCAACCCGCTATGGGCATGGATTCAGCTTGCTGGTGATCGATATTGATGATTTCAAGGCAGTCAACGATCAATTCGGTCACCAGACAGGGGATGGAATTCTGCGAGGACTGGGTACTTTCCTACGCCAGAATTTAAGAGATTCAGATTTTCCGGCTCGATGGGGAGGGGAGGAGTTCACCTGTCTGTTGCCGTCCACCGATTTAGAGCAGGCAGTTCAGGTTGGGAACAAAATCAGAAACCTTCTCTCGCAAAGTACCTTGACCAACAAAAAGATAGCTATCTCGCTAAAAATTACGGTCAGCATTGGCGTTTCCTCGTTTTCTGCCGGTGACAACATTGACGGTTTGATTAAGCGTGCCGATGATGCTCTTTATTTAGCAAAAAGAAGAGGTAAGAACCAGATTATTACCGAGCGTGAAATCTAGCGCCTATCTTCTTTCAGATAGGCGCTCATGCCTCGCATCGTATTGCCCAGAAAATAACGCTCCCGGGCATAAATATCCGGGGCCAACTCATGGATTCGGCGATAATTGGAATCACGTTCCAAGAGCCAGTTAAAAAGTTTTTCTTCATGATTTTTATCAGGCCGTTGACCTACCCCGATTATCTGACCTACACCTTCGACCCATAAATCAAGTTGCCGACGGCCGATCTGCAGATATTCCAGCGCCGGTTCAACCAACCCATAATGGGCCATCACCAGATAACGAGGTTTAAGCTCAAGCATGTTATCGATTGAAGTTTGAGCCACATCCAATAAAAATCGAGGCGGGGTCGCCGGCCGCATGTAAATACCACTCTTGGCCGGGCTCCGGACACCGACGACCTCCCCCGCAAAAAGTACATCATCCAAAAGAAAACAAAGATGGTGCTGAGCATGTCCCGGGGTCTTAAAAACTTGAATTCCGGTGTTTCCGACTTCCTCCGCAAAAACAATCTTCTCGGCCGGTACAGGGATAATCTCTCCATAGACCTCAGCCATACGACCCAAAACTTTCAATGATCCCAGCCAGAGCTGTTCCGGGTCCACCAGATGTTTTACCCCTTCAGGATGACAGATTACCAGAGCTTCGGGATAGTTTTTCAATAATTCACCGGTACCGCCGGCATGATCAATATGAATATGGGTCAGTAAAATATAATCAATCCTTTTGATATCTTTTCTGCGCAGCTCAGCCAGTAGAAGCGGGATGGTGGATAAGGGGCCCGGATCGACCAGAAACGTAAACTTTCCCCCCCGGTAAAGCCAGGCGCTCAAGAATTGTTTGAAACCTTCCAACTGAGGCTGGTCGAGGTCAAGGCAATTGAGATTGTTGAGATTCATTAAAAAACCTTTTAAGACCTTTCATCTAACCAGAACCGCACCATAAGGGCATAGTTCCTGGCAGCAGTAACAACGAATACAGCGTTTATAGTCAATAACAATTCTACGATCCATCAGCTTCATGGCCTGAGCCGGGCAATGAATGACGCAGACTTGACAAAGATGGCAGCGACTGATGGTAATTTTGGGTTTTGAAATAAAAAACTTACCCCAGAAACGCTGGCCGAAAAAGGTCGCCTGTCCGGTTCCGCGAGCAGGTTTGATGGCTGGCTCCAGGTATGATTCGGCAGCCGGTCCGACAGTTTCAATCCGCTTTTCGAGTATCCCCAGATTCAAAGCCTCTTGGCTGATTGGGGGCAAGCCAGGGAAACCAACCCATTTTTCCACCTGATAATCAAGTTCCGGGGCACCGTTGGACAGGGCCAGAAGACCACAGTTCCTGGGGGTTCCATTAGTTGGCCCCTCCCCTTCCATGCCCACAACCCCATCAAGAAAACTCCAGGTTGGAGGCATTTGCCGGTAGATATCAAGCAGCATACGGGCAAACAGTCGCCGGTCATGACCGGCGCGTAAATGCCATTGCAGTTTGCGCAGGCCCGGAACCAGGCCAAAAAGATTCTTCACCGCCAAGGTCGTACCCATCATCACATGGGTTTTTAATTTAGGCAGATTGATAAGCTTATCGAAATCGCAAGCCCTGTCAGCCAAGGTTATTTCCTTAGCCACCAGACTATTTGTCAGCGCAACCTTCTTAGGCTCTTCAAAAGAAACGGTGGTGATGGCCAGCGCCCGCATCACCGGTTGCAGACCGCTTT carries:
- a CDS encoding ubiquinone biosynthesis protein UbiB, yielding MVTKPSFGAAKGFDTMDIFHIDRAYRNIKRYRQIISVFIKYGFGGLLEQLNLDSYLAFGKSLVTLRGIKHGDLIRYSKGERLRLAFEELGPTFIKLGQLLSTRPDLIPADILGELRKLQDRVPGFSFSAVKAQIESSLGDKLENIFPEFSHEPVAAASISQVHRARLVNGTEVAVKVRRPGIDEQIAADIDIMFNLAELATRHVSEMETYQPAQMVREFSKNIRLELDFQIEGRNLDRFAKNFADNRNIHIPAVFWSQSSQRILTLEWIDGIKIDQIKTTTNGAYDPRLLASSGVDFMLRQIFEFGLFHGDPHPGNLFVLPGNIIAPIDFGLVGHLDEELSEALLELLLGILRKDVSALLRAMFKIGVIDEDKINLRELKGDLYDLLDRYTGVSLANLHLKNLLQDFLRVITFHKIRFLPDFMLLLRVLLTLEETARALDPRFDFLTHAAPLVEKIGEKRFSHEHLEKIVGRQLHETMALFEIMPGVTRDILKKLSRGRLRFEFEHLGLALFSKNLDRIANRISFTMVVSAIIIASSLIMSADNGSKLFGYPLLGIIGYVLAGGLGTWLAIAILRSGKM
- a CDS encoding GGDEF domain-containing protein, which translates into the protein MERFYLTVARVAKKTLHHMVEHRIPMLPDIYSRHFYKFLSASDHDSQQLIEQQQQNSFDELITQQDQGFELMTELERLIGRLDQIAGQHIEQLDNHLLKIKVTDKFSDLSKLKDEITAELNQVITSNTKIHDHIVDAQETVKRLQDKMQEVADMATVDELTGLYNRRALFCRLSEELSRATRYGHGFSLLVIDIDDFKAVNDQFGHQTGDGILRGLGTFLRQNLRDSDFPARWGGEEFTCLLPSTDLEQAVQVGNKIRNLLSQSTLTNKKIAISLKITVSIGVSSFSAGDNIDGLIKRADDALYLAKRRGKNQIITEREI
- a CDS encoding MBL fold metallo-hydrolase translates to MNLNNLNCLDLDQPQLEGFKQFLSAWLYRGGKFTFLVDPGPLSTIPLLLAELRRKDIKRIDYILLTHIHIDHAGGTGELLKNYPEALVICHPEGVKHLVDPEQLWLGSLKVLGRMAEVYGEIIPVPAEKIVFAEEVGNTGIQVFKTPGHAQHHLCFLLDDVLFAGEVVGVRSPAKSGIYMRPATPPRFLLDVAQTSIDNMLELKPRYLVMAHYGLVEPALEYLQIGRRQLDLWVEGVGQIIGVGQRPDKNHEEKLFNWLLERDSNYRRIHELAPDIYARERYFLGNTMRGMSAYLKEDRR
- a CDS encoding DUF362 domain-containing protein, which codes for MNTRRVYLATTAKYDSRIIADILRQGLTTLGLEGTVSRGDRVLLKPNLVIGKAPELAVTTHPEVLRATAMVLQDCGARLFLGDSPGFGALEKCLLKSGLQPVMRALAITTVSFEEPKKVALTNSLVAKEITLADRACDFDKLINLPKLKTHVMMGTTLAVKNLFGLVPGLRKLQWHLRAGHDRRLFARMLLDIYRQMPPTWSFLDGVVGMEGEGPTNGTPRNCGLLALSNGAPELDYQVEKWVGFPGLPPISQEALNLGILEKRIETVGPAAESYLEPAIKPARGTGQATFFGQRFWGKFFISKPKITISRCHLCQVCVIHCPAQAMKLMDRRIVIDYKRCIRCYCCQELCPYGAVLVR